The window CGCGATCCCGATTACGATGAGACCAAGGCCAGTATCTACATGAAGCGGCAGGACCTGGTCATCAGCGTTGATCTGGGCCTGGGGCCGGTCGCGCAGACCATGTGGACCTGTGATCTGACTCACCGCTATATCGACATCAACGCGGATTATCGGTCGTGATGATGCTGCCGGAGGCGCACTGGTGAAGATCGTTCTGGTGGCGGCGGTCCTGCTGATCGACCCCGACGGGCGCGTGCTTTTGGCACAGCGCCCCGAGGGCAAGTCGATGGCCGGTCTGTGGGAGTTTCCGGGCGGCAAGATCGAGCCCGGCGAAACCCCCGAGGCCGCGTTGATACGTGAGTTGCACGAAGAGTTGGGGATCGAGACCTGGCACAGTTGTCTTGCGCCCATGGCCTTTGCCAGCCACGGTTATGACGATTTTCATCTGCTGATGCCGCTGTTTGCCTGCCGCAAATGGAATGGCATCGTGCAGCCGCGCGAGGGGCAGACGCTAAGCTGGGTCAGGGCAGAAAAGCTGACCGATTACGCCATGCCGCCGGCCGATATTCCCTTGATCGCACAGATCAGATCGTGGCTGTGAAAGCGACATTGGTATAACCCGGCGGGAAATCTGACATTTTTTTGAACGCTTGTATAAAAGTTGTTCTTTTTTTAATCGAATCGGGTCATTCTGAATCTACCGTAAATTGAACAGAACGGTTGGACATGATTCGCACGATTACCATCGGAAGCTCCATATCGGTTCAGGGGTTGTTCGAAAGCACCGGCACTGACGGCACGATTGTCGTTCGGGTTGGTGAAAAGACTTATACCGGCAAACCGGTGGGCGCGCCCATTATGCCGGTAGAGGCCTGACAACGCTTTTTTTGATAAGATGATGAAAACAGAAAGGGCGCCCGGGGGGGGGCGCCCTTTCTCTTTGGGATAAGGGGTCGTCGCGCCTATAGCTGGCGTTCGACCTCTTCGCGTTCAAAGATCTCGATCACATCGCTCGGACGGATGTCGTCATAGTTCTCGAATGCCATGCCGCATTCCTGACCGGACTGCACTTCCTTGACCTCGTCCTTGAAACGCTTGAGCGTCTTCAGCGTGCCTTCATGGATCACCACGTTGTCGCGCAGCAGGCGCACACCGGCGCTGCGGCGGGCAACGCCTTCGGTGACCAGACAACCTGCGACCTTGCCGACGCCCGTGACCTTGAAGACCTCGCGGATTTCGGCATAGCCGATAAAGGTCTCGCGCACTTCGGCGGACAGCAGACCCGACGCGGCGGCTTTGATGTCGTCCACAAGATCGTAGATGATCGAGTAGTACCGGATCTCGACGCCCTTTTGGTTCGCAGCATTGCGTGCCGGCGAGTTGGCGCGGACGTTGAAGCCGATAACCGGCGTTCTGGACGCTTCGGCCAGCGTGATGTCGGATTCGGTGATGGCACCGACGCCGTAATGCAGCACGCGAACGCGAACCTCGTCGTTGCCGACCTTTTCCAGCGCCTGAACAATCGCCTCGGCCGAGCCTTGCACGTCCGCCTTCACCACAACGGGCAATTCGGCGACGCTTTGATCAGCCTTGGCCTTGGCCAGCATCTGATCCAGCGTGATGGCAGCACCTGCGGCGGCGCGTTTGTCCTTGGCCGCCTGTTCGCGGTAATCGGCGATCTCGCGCGCCTGCGCCTCGGTCTCGACCACGTTCAGAACGTCGCCGGCCTCGGGGGTGCCGTTCAGGCCCAGCACTTCGACCGGAACCGAAGGACCAGCCTCTGCAACACGCTCGCCCGTGTCATCGATCAGGGCCCGGACCTTGCCCCACTGTTCACCGACGACGAAGATATCGCCCTGGCGCAGCGTACCGTTCTGAACCAGCACGGTGGCCACGGGACCGCGGCCAACATCCAGCTGAGCCTCGATCACGGCGCCCTGTGCGGCGCGGTCGGGGTTGGCCTTGAGTTCCAGGATCTCGGCCTGCAGCGCGATGGCTTCCAGCAATTGATCCAGGCCCTTGCCGGTAACGGCAGAGACTTCGACATCCTGCACATCGCCCGACAGCTGTTCCACGATCACCTCGTGTTGCAGCAGGTCGGTCCGCACTTTCTGCGCGTTGGCCGACGGCTTGTCGATCTTGTTGATCGCCACGATCATCGGCACCTTGGCGGCCTTGGCGTGGTTGATTGCCTCGACCGTCTGCGGCATCACTGCGTCATCGGCGGCGACAACGAGAACCACGATATCGGTCACGTTCGCACCGCGTGCGCGCATGCTGGTAAAGGCGGCGTGGCCCGGCGTATCAAGGAAGGTCAGCACAGCACCGCTGTCAGTCGTCACCTGATAGGCACCGATATGCTGGGTGATGCCACCGGCCTCGCCCGACACAACGTTAGCCTTGCGGATTGCATCCAGCAGGCTGGTCTTGCCGTGGTCGACATGGCCCATGATGGTGATGATCGGCGGACGCGACTGACGGTCTTCGTCCTTGTCCTCGACCGTCTTGATCGACTGCTCGACATCGGCGTCGCTGACACGAACGGCCTTGTGGCCGAATTCCTCGATCACCAACTCGGCGGTGTCGGCGTCGATGGGCTGGTTC is drawn from Paracoccus tegillarcae and contains these coding sequences:
- the mutT gene encoding 8-oxo-dGTP diphosphatase MutT gives rise to the protein MKIVLVAAVLLIDPDGRVLLAQRPEGKSMAGLWEFPGGKIEPGETPEAALIRELHEELGIETWHSCLAPMAFASHGYDDFHLLMPLFACRKWNGIVQPREGQTLSWVRAEKLTDYAMPPADIPLIAQIRSWL
- the infB gene encoding translation initiation factor IF-2, producing the protein MSDKDGKKTLGLGGGRAGQVKQSFSHGRTKSVLVETKRKRVVVPKPGTPEKSAGTSPAVAKAAASASKRPAGISDAEMERRLKALAAAKSREVEEAAAREAEEKAREADRERRRAEAEAKEREDREREEALKAKADEEARRKSEAQLREQKKAETHKPAGDKTAAPTDQAAIEAAASRAEAKGVSTSGPRKSDRDRSDRGADRGADARNRNERDNRRSGKLSLNEALAGGEGGRQRSMAAMKRKQERAKQKAMGQSVRAEKQFRDVRLPETIVVQELANRMAERAADVVKSLMNMGMMVNMNQPIDADTAELVIEEFGHKAVRVSDADVEQSIKTVEDKDEDRQSRPPIITIMGHVDHGKTSLLDAIRKANVVSGEAGGITQHIGAYQVTTDSGAVLTFLDTPGHAAFTSMRARGANVTDIVVLVVAADDAVMPQTVEAINHAKAAKVPMIVAINKIDKPSANAQKVRTDLLQHEVIVEQLSGDVQDVEVSAVTGKGLDQLLEAIALQAEILELKANPDRAAQGAVIEAQLDVGRGPVATVLVQNGTLRQGDIFVVGEQWGKVRALIDDTGERVAEAGPSVPVEVLGLNGTPEAGDVLNVVETEAQAREIADYREQAAKDKRAAAGAAITLDQMLAKAKADQSVAELPVVVKADVQGSAEAIVQALEKVGNDEVRVRVLHYGVGAITESDITLAEASRTPVIGFNVRANSPARNAANQKGVEIRYYSIIYDLVDDIKAAASGLLSAEVRETFIGYAEIREVFKVTGVGKVAGCLVTEGVARRSAGVRLLRDNVVIHEGTLKTLKRFKDEVKEVQSGQECGMAFENYDDIRPSDVIEIFEREEVERQL